In Streptomyces sp. Li-HN-5-11, the sequence GGGCACGCCCACCACGGTGACGCTGCGGCCGGGCCGAAGCGCCTGGGCGGGGCTGACGTTCTCCAACCCCGGGGTGAGCGGGGCCAGGACGGCGACCCCGGCCGCGCTGATCGTCACCCCGCCGGACGAGCGCGACCACCTGACGGTGAAGTGGACGGCCGGCCCGGTCCCGGTGGGCGGCAACGCCTCATCGGTGTTCCTGACGGTCTTCAGGCCGGGCACCGCACCCTGACGGGCAAAGGGCACGGGTCCCCGTCGGTCTCTCAGGGCCGTTTGCTTTGATGGGCCCCGCACCATTGATCACGTCCGGAGGGCCGTGCCCTGAACACCGCGCTCGCCGAGTCCCTCTCGGTCGTCCTGCTCGTCGCCGTACTCGCCTGGGCCGTCATCCGCCCGTTCGGATGGCCCGAGGCGGTCATGGCCGTTCCCGCCGCCGGGGTCGCCGTCGCCACCGGTGCGATCTCGCTGGACCACGCCCGGGCCGAGGCGGAGCGGCTGGGACCCGTCGTCGGGTTCCTGGCCGCGGTGCTGGTGCTCGCCCATTTCTGCGACGTCGAGGGGCTGTTCCAGGCGTGCGGCGCCTGGATGGCCCGCTGGGCGGGGGGCCGCCCGGTACGGCTGCTGACCGCGGTGTTCGCGCTGGCGTCGGCGATCACCGCCGTGCTGAGCCTGGACGCCACCATCGTGCTGCTGACGCCGGTGGTGTTCGCCACCGCGGCGCGCACCGGGGTGCGGCCCAAGCCGCACGTGTACGCGTGCACGCATCTGTCCAACACTGCGTCGCTGCTGCTGCCGGTCTCCAACCTGACCAACCTGCTGGCGTTCGCGGCGAGCGGGCTGAGCTTCACCCGGTTCGCCGCACTGATGGCGCTGCCGTGGCTGGTGGCGATCGCCGCCGAGTACGTGGTCTTCCGCCGTTTCTTCGCCCGCGACCTGGCGGCCGCGGCGCCTTCCACGAGCACCGGCGAGCCGCCCGAGCTGCCGCTGTTCGCACTGGTCACCGTGGGCTGCACGCTCGCCGGGTTCGTCGTGACGTCCACGTTCGGCGTGGAGCCGGCGTGGGCGGCGCTGGCTGGGGCGCTGGTGCTCGCCGGGCGTGCGCTGGTGCGGCGGCAGGCCACCCCGCTGAGCGTGGTGCGGGCCGCGGCGCCCGCCTTCCTGGCGTTCGTCCTGGCCCTCGGCATCGTCGTTCGCGCGGTGGTGGACAACGGACTGGCCGGTGCGCTCGGGCACGCCCTGCCCGCGGGCACGGGCCTGCCCGCGCTGCTCGGCATCGCCGCACTGGCCGCCGTCCTGGCCAACCTGATCAACAACCTGCCGGCGGTGCTGGTCCTGCTGCCGCTGGCCGCCCCGGCCGGTCCCGGTGCCGTCCTCGCCGTGCTGCTCGGCGTGAACATCGGCCCGAACCTCACCTACGCCGGGTCGCTGGCTACGCTGCTGTGGCGGCGGATCGTGCACCAGCACGAACACGGCGTGGACCTCAAGGAGTTCACCCGGCTCGGTCTGCTGGCCGTGCCGTCCGCCCTCGTGCTCGCCGTGGTGGCACTGTGGGCGTCGTTGCAGGTCCTGTGAGGTTCCGTACGGCTGAGGGAGGCCGACCGATGCGCGTGATCGTCTGGCTTGTGGAGGGCACCTGGCCCGCCTGCGTGGACGCCGTACGCACCCATGCGCCCCAGGCGTCCGAGGTGGTGCTGCTGCATGTCAGCGGGCCGGAGGTGCCCGATGTGGCCCACGGGGCGTTCGCCGGGCTGCTCGGTCGCGGCCATCCCGAGCGGGACCCGGGTTCCCGGCTCACGGACCTCGGCGGCACGTCGGCAGCCGAGCTGCTGGCGGCGGCCGCGGCCCGGCTCGGGCGGCCGTGCACCCGGCTGGAGCGGAATGGGCGGGTCGAGCGCGAGGTGGTGGCGGCCGCGGAGGACGCCGATCTGCTGGTCCTGGCCCGCGACGGCGACCGCGACCGGCTCGGCCCGCGCAGCCTGGGACCGGCCGTGCGGTTCGCCGTCGACCACGCGCCGTGCCCGGTGCTGCTGGTGTGGCCGGAGGCGGCACCGGACCTGACGACGCTGCCTCCCGCTCCGCCACCGCCGCACCACTGAGGTCGTTCAGCGGCCGCCGTATCCGTACGGACCGTAGCCGCCGTAGCCGTACCCGCCGTACCCGTAGCCGTACCCGCCGTAGCCCCAGCCGGTCTGCCCGCCGCCCGAGCAGGGGTAGCCGTAGGAGCAGCCGTTGCCGCCATGCGCGTGCGAGCCGGAGGGCGTCGGCTGCGGGGCCGGGTGGGCGGTCGGGGCCGACGGCGGCTTCCCGGTCGGCGACGGCTCGGGGGTGGGCGAGGCCGGCGGCCGGGGCGTGGGGCTGCTGTCCGCGTCCGCGTCCCAGTTGACCATCTCCATCTGGAGGTCGGGCTGGGAGGTGTCGATCACCCAGCGCTGGACGTCGCCCTTCGCTCGGGTCTTCAGGACCAGGGAGCCGCCGCCGTCGGTGGCCGCGGGGGCCAGCGCCAGGTTCTGGTCGAAGCGCGGGACGAGGGTGCCCTGGAGGGTGAAGTCGTAGCGGATGTCCTTGCCGCCCGGCCGGGACGCGCCCGTGCACGGGGCGAGCTGCACCGAGTAGCCGAGGTGGGAGTCCAGGCACAGGCCGGGGGCAGCACCGTTGCGCAGCAGCCCGTCGGTCTCGTACACCCACTGCTGGCTGGGAGTGGAGGAACAGGTCGTCAGCTCGGTCTCCGCACCCTGGACGGCCTTCTTGCCGACGACGCCGACGCAGAGTCCGGAGGCGACGTTGTGCAGACGTCCGCGCAGGGTGTCCTTGCCCGCCGTGCCCGCACCGACCCAGGAGGGTCCGGACGCCGAGGTCCCGGAGCCGGGCGTGTCGGAGGGCTGCCCGTCGCCGCCCGGGGCGGCGCCGTCGCCGGAGCCGAGAACCGACCACAGGACGAGCGGCAGCACGACCAGTCCGCTGACGGTGGCCACCGCGATGGCCAGGTTGCGGTGGCGGGCAGCGCGCCTGGCCGCCTTCTGGGCCGAACGGCGAGCGGCTGCTCGGGAACCGGGCGCCTGGGCGGGGCGATGGCCGGTGGTGGTGGCCGGTCCGTCCTCGGTGGAGGCGGTGCCGGTGGCGGACATGAGTGGTTCACCGGCGCCGGACGAAGGACCGGAGGCCGCGGCCGCGAACGGCTCGCCGGCGAACGGCTCGCCGATGGCCGGTCCGTCCGACGGCGCGGGCGCGAACGGCTCGCCTCCCACAGGAGCGCCGGGGGCGGCGGGTGCGACGGGGGCGGCGGGCACACCGGGGCCGACCGACCGCGTGGAGGCGAGCGCCTCCACGGCCGCGGCCACGTCGGACGCGTCGGGCATGAACGCCTGGCCTCCCGCGGGTCCGGCGGGCGGTGCGGCCGGCTCGAACGCCTCGCCCCCCGACGGCGCGCCCGGCGCGAACGCTTCACCGCCGAGCGGGGTGTGCGGTGCGTCCTCGGCGGGCGCCGCGGCCGGCATCTGCCCGGTCTCCTCCGGCGCGGCCTCGTGGGCGCCGCCCAGCCGGACCTCCCGGTAGGCCCGCGCGCCCCAGCCGAGCACGCCTTCGGCCAGCGCGGTGCCGAGGTCGGTGTTGAACTGTGCCAACTGGTCGGCGGTGTAGCGGCAGTGCGTGCACCGGCCCAGGTGTTCGCGCAGGTCGGGGTCGATGTCGACACCGCCGCGCCGGTAGGTCACGTCCAGGAGCCGGAAGTAGCGCAGGCAGTCCTGTTCGGGGGCGAGTTCGCGGTGGACCTGGAGGAACTCCTCGCGCAGCCGCTCGCGGGCGCGCCGGAGTTCGACCCGCGCGTCCTCCTCGTCGAGGCCGAGCAGCCGGCCCGGTGCCGCGAGGGGTTCGGCCTCGACCTCGGCGTGCCAGAGCAGGGCGCGGGCCGTCTGGGGCAGTCGCTGGAAGGCCCGGGAGAGCAGGCGCCGGTCGGTGGGCGGCAGCAGGCGCGCGGCGATCCGGTCGCCGTCGCCGACGGCGGCCCTGAGGTCCGGGTGCAGCATCTCGTGCCGGTGGTCGGTGCTCCATTCCGCGGCGATGCGGCGCACCGTGACCAGCAGTTGGGGCCGCCACGCGGCCGTCGGTCCCGACTGCCGCAGGGACTGCCCGAACAGGCGGGTGAAGGCGGCGGTGGTGAGCATGCCCGCGGGATGTGAGCCGTCGGTGCACAGCCGTGCGTAGGCGAACGCCGCTTCCCAGTGCCGGTCCAGCAGTTCGCCGACGGGGTGGAGTGCGGGGGTGGCGCCCGTCCACTTCCTGAGTTCCGCGCTCAACTGTTCGTCCGTCGTGGCGAACGCACCTGAGGGCATGGGGGAATTGGACAGGCCTGGGTCTTTCACGGCTGCATTCCTCCGGACGGGACGCTGAACTGGTCCATACCAAGGGATAGGTGTCGGCATCTCGAACGTCCACCGCACAAAGGGAGACCCATGGTCTTCTCACCGACAAGGCACACCTTTACACAGGTCAGCAGAGAGCAACAAGGGATCACACGCTTTTGCGCACAGCACCCCGCACATGAGCCTGCTGACAGAGTGTCAATTCATGCCGTGGAGGGGATTGCGGCGGGATCGGCACGGCAATTCCAGAGGTGGATTCGAGCGGTCCCGCACCTTTTCAGGCCTCGGACAACTCGCCGCCGTGCAGGGCACGGTAGGCGCCCGGCGGCATTCCGTGACGCTCGCGGAAGACGCGGCTGAAGTGGAAGGGGCTGACGAATCCGGCGGCCGCCGCGACACGTTCGACGGACAGGTCCGTGTCCTCGAGCAACCGGGCGGCGTGCCACAGCCGCGCCTCGCGCAGGGCCCGCATCGGCGACTGGCCGAGTTGCCGCGTGAACAGGTGCGCGAAGCGCGACGGCGACAGTGCGACGCTTTCGGCGAGCGAGCGGACCGTGTGCGGGGCGCCCGGATCGGCGGCCATCAGCTCCTGCGCCCTGCGTACCCGGGGGTCCACGCCCGGCTGCGGCTCCGGGCGCCGCGCACCGGTGGCCGTCAGCAGCACGACCTCCTCCAGGGCGCACAGCGCCAGTTCCCGCGCCGCGGTGGACCGGGCCATGGCGACCCGGTCGTCCGCGGACGTCCCGGCGTCTGGCGGTTCGCCGGTACCGGGCAGGCGCGCGTCGGCGGACATCCGGCGAAACGCCTCCTCGACACGGTCGTGGAGGCCGGCCGGAACCGGGGTGACCGCGTGCATCCCGTCGCCCACGGCGTAGGGGCGCAGCCACTGCGTCCAGGTGGTGCGCGGCCGGCAGTGCACCCACCAGAACTGCCAGTGCGCGGCGCCGTGCGCGACGGTGTAGGCCTGCCGCACTCCGGGGGCGAGGACCACCAGGTCGCCCACGCCGGCCCGGACTTCGGCGGCCCCCTGCCGCAGCCACCCCTGTCCGCCCGTGGTCCAGGTGAACAGCCAGCTGCGGGCGCCCCGCGGCCGGCTGACGCCGTAGCCCGGCGGCTGGTCGTAGCGGCCGACGACCACGGGGCCGGGCGGCGGGGACGGGTCGCCGGGGGCAGCAGTCCCGGGCAATCCCTCAGCACTCACGGACATCCTCCCTGCGGGCGTGTACCCCTAGCGTGACGGGCGAAGGACACCTGAACGAGGAGTGGACGCATGACAGTCACGGAGATCGGCGCCTCCGGCGCTCCCATCCTGCCGGCATCGGGGCTGCGGCAGTTCGGGCAGGACGGCTTCACCATCGTGCGCGGGCTGTTCGGCGAGGACGAGACCGACCGGCTGTGCGCCCGGTTCGCGGCGCTGCACGCGGCCGGTCCCGTGCCCGGTCACTTCGAGCCCCGTACGGCCGGCGACGGCGGCGCCGTCGATCCGCTGCACGCCCATCCGCGGGTGATGCATCCCCACGAGATCGACGGCCTCGCGCGCAGCGTCCTGCTGGACGCGCGGTTGCGGGAGGTGCTGGAGGTGCTGCTGGGCGAGGAGGTGCTGGCCGCACAGAGCATGTTCTACTTCAAGCCGCCGGGCGCCCGCGGACAGGCGCTGCACCAGGACAACTTCTATCTGCGGGTGGAGCCGGGCACGTGCGTGGCGGCGTGGCTCGCCTGCGAGGCCATCGACCGGGACAACGGCGGGCTTGAGGTCGTTCCCGGGACGCACCGGATGGACCTGTTCTGCCCCGAGGAGGCGGACCCGGAGGTGTCGTTCGCGCGCGAGTACGTGCCGCCGCCGCCCGGGCTGACGCCGGTGCCGGTCGACATGGCGCCAGGGGACGTCCTGTTCTTCAACGGCAGTCTGGTGCACGGGTCGGGGCCCAACCGTACCGCCGACCGCTTCCGCCGCTCGTTCATCGGCCACTACGTCGGCCGCTCCGCCGAGCGCATCGGCGGCCACTACCGCACCATGTCGATGAGCGGCGCCCCGGTGCCGCTGCCGGAGAGCGAGGGCGCGGGCCCGTGCGGCACGGAGTTCGCACCGCACGGACCGCACTGAGCACGACGGCCTCAGGGCGCCGGGAGACCACGACGGGCCTCAGGGCGCCGGGAGAGGGGGCGGCGGGGTCAGTGGCCGCTGACGGCGTGCGGGGTGTAGGGCCCCTCCAGCTCCTCGATCTCCTTGTCGGTCAGCTCCAGTTCGACGGCGGCCACCGCGTCCTGAAGGTGCCCCGGCCTGGACGCGCCGACGATCGGGGCCGTCACCGTGTCCTGGTGCAGCAGCCAGGCGAGGGCGACCTGGGCGCGCGGGACACCGCGGTCGCCGGCGATGCGGGTGACGGCCTCGACGATGGTGCGGTCGCCCTCCGGGTAGAGGCGGCTGCCGAAGGCGTCACCGGCGCTGCGCTCGGTGGTGGTTTCCCAGTCCCGGGTGAGGCGGCCGCGCGCGAGCGGGCTCCAGGGCAGCACCGCGACACCCTGGTCCGCGCACAGGGGCAGCATCTCCCGCTCCTCCTCGCGGTAGAGGAGGTTGTAGTGGTTCTGCATGGACACGAACCGGGTCCAGCCGCCCAGCCGCGCGGTGTACTGGGCCTTGGAGAACTGCCAGGCGTACATCGAACTCGCCCCGATGTAGCGCACCTTGCCCGCCTTGACCAGGTCGTGCAGGGCCTCCATGGTCTCCTCGACGGGCGTGTGCGGGTCCCAGCGGTGGATCTGGTAGAGGTCGACGTAGTCGGTGCCGAGACGGCGCAGGCTGTGGTCGATCTCGGTCATGATCGCCTTGCGGGACAGTCCGCCGCCGTTGGGCCCGGGCCGCATCCGGCCGTGCACCTTGGTGGCGAGCACGATCTCGTCGCGGCGGGCGAAGTCGCGCAGCGCCCGGCCGACGATCTCCTCGCTGGTGCCGTCGGAGTACACGTTGGCCGTGTCGAAGAAGGTGATCCCCGCCTCCAGGGCCTGCCGGATGAGCGGACGCGACGCCTCCTCGTCGAGGGTCCACTCGTGCGTGCCGCGGCCGGGCACGCCGTAGGTCATGCAGCCCAGACAGATCCGCGACACGTCCAGACCCGTCGAACCGAGCTTCACGTACTGCATCGTTGCTGCTCCTGCCTGTGGGTGGTCGTCCGGGAAGAGCGTATGCCGAGGGCCTACGGGTGCTTCGGGCGCGTGCCGAGCAGGTCCAGTGCCCGCTCCCACGCGAACTCCGGCCGTCCGCCGTCCGGTTGCGGCTCGCCCGGGTAGGGCTCGCCGAAGCGCACGCCCATTCCGCGCAGGCGTGTGAGGCTGTCCTGGTAGGCGGGGTGGGCGGCCAGCGCGTCGGCCACGCACGGCAGGACCGCGACGGGGACGCCGAGGCCGTAGCTCTCGCACAGGGTGGCGAGGGCCAGGGTGTCGGCGCTGCCTGCCGCCCACTTGTTGATGGTGTTGAAGGTGGCGGGCGCGACGACGACGGCGTCGGGCGGCGGGAAGGGGCGCGGGTCGCCGGGGGTGCGCCAGGCCGCCCGGATGGGGCGTCCGGTCTGTGCCTCGACGGCGGCGGTGTCGAAGAAGCCGCCCATGGCGACGGGTGTGGCGATGACGCCGACCTCCCACTGCCTTTCCTGCGCGGCGGCGACGAGCCTGCCGACGCCCGCGGCGACGCCGGCGGCGCAGACGACGACGTAGAGGAAGGGTTTCCCGGCCTGTTCGGTCATCCGCGCACCCTACTGAACGGCCGCGGAACTCACCGCAGCGGGAAGGTCCGTCCCCGCTCGGCCTCCGGGCGCGGGCCGAGGATACGGCGCTGTTCCGCCTCGATGGACACGTCGTTGATGCTCGCCTCGCGCCGGGTCATCAGGCCGTGCTCGTCGAACTCCCACAGTTCGTTGCCGTACGAGCGCCACCAGCGGCCCCGGGTGTCCCGGGACTCGTACTGGAACCGCACCGCGATGCGGTTGTCGTCGAAGGCCCACAGGTCCTTGCGCAGCGCGTACTCCAGCTCACGCTCCCACTTCGCGGTGAGGAAGGCGACGATCTCGGCGCGGCCGGTGACGAAGGTGTCCCGGTTGCGCCAGACGGAGTCCTCGGAGTAGGCGAGCGCGACCTTGTGCGGGTCGCGGGTGTTCCAGGCGTCCTCGGCGGCCTGGACCTTCTGCGCCGCGGTCTCACGGGTGAACGGGGGCAGGGGCGGGCGGTCGGCCATGGGTCCTCCTCGGCGGACAGGCGGTGCACAACGGGCGTTCCCTCTCCCCCCGCCAACCCTACGGGTGGGGCATTCCGTCCGTCGGCCTGGACGTGCGCCGCGTCCCGCCTCTCGCCCAAGCGGCTCCATCAGCTGTTCCCCGCGGAGGAGGCACTGGTCGAGACGTCACTGGAAAGCCCATGGTGCCGTGGTCACGGCCCCCGCCCCTCTGCGGTTCACGCCGCCGCGAGCGCTGTCACCGCCTCCTGTGCCGCGCCGAGGGACGCAGCCGCGAGGTCCTCCAGGCCGGCGAGGTGCGGCAGGACGTCGACGCGGGTCAGTTCGG encodes:
- a CDS encoding SLC13 family permease; protein product: MNTALAESLSVVLLVAVLAWAVIRPFGWPEAVMAVPAAGVAVATGAISLDHARAEAERLGPVVGFLAAVLVLAHFCDVEGLFQACGAWMARWAGGRPVRLLTAVFALASAITAVLSLDATIVLLTPVVFATAARTGVRPKPHVYACTHLSNTASLLLPVSNLTNLLAFAASGLSFTRFAALMALPWLVAIAAEYVVFRRFFARDLAAAAPSTSTGEPPELPLFALVTVGCTLAGFVVTSTFGVEPAWAALAGALVLAGRALVRRQATPLSVVRAAAPAFLAFVLALGIVVRAVVDNGLAGALGHALPAGTGLPALLGIAALAAVLANLINNLPAVLVLLPLAAPAGPGAVLAVLLGVNIGPNLTYAGSLATLLWRRIVHQHEHGVDLKEFTRLGLLAVPSALVLAVVALWASLQVL
- a CDS encoding universal stress protein is translated as MRVIVWLVEGTWPACVDAVRTHAPQASEVVLLHVSGPEVPDVAHGAFAGLLGRGHPERDPGSRLTDLGGTSAAELLAAAAARLGRPCTRLERNGRVEREVVAAAEDADLLVLARDGDRDRLGPRSLGPAVRFAVDHAPCPVLLVWPEAAPDLTTLPPAPPPPHH
- a CDS encoding RICIN domain-containing protein, coding for MPSGAFATTDEQLSAELRKWTGATPALHPVGELLDRHWEAAFAYARLCTDGSHPAGMLTTAAFTRLFGQSLRQSGPTAAWRPQLLVTVRRIAAEWSTDHRHEMLHPDLRAAVGDGDRIAARLLPPTDRRLLSRAFQRLPQTARALLWHAEVEAEPLAAPGRLLGLDEEDARVELRRARERLREEFLQVHRELAPEQDCLRYFRLLDVTYRRGGVDIDPDLREHLGRCTHCRYTADQLAQFNTDLGTALAEGVLGWGARAYREVRLGGAHEAAPEETGQMPAAAPAEDAPHTPLGGEAFAPGAPSGGEAFEPAAPPAGPAGGQAFMPDASDVAAAVEALASTRSVGPGVPAAPVAPAAPGAPVGGEPFAPAPSDGPAIGEPFAGEPFAAAASGPSSGAGEPLMSATGTASTEDGPATTTGHRPAQAPGSRAAARRSAQKAARRAARHRNLAIAVATVSGLVVLPLVLWSVLGSGDGAAPGGDGQPSDTPGSGTSASGPSWVGAGTAGKDTLRGRLHNVASGLCVGVVGKKAVQGAETELTTCSSTPSQQWVYETDGLLRNGAAPGLCLDSHLGYSVQLAPCTGASRPGGKDIRYDFTLQGTLVPRFDQNLALAPAATDGGGSLVLKTRAKGDVQRWVIDTSQPDLQMEMVNWDADADSSPTPRPPASPTPEPSPTGKPPSAPTAHPAPQPTPSGSHAHGGNGCSYGYPCSGGGQTGWGYGGYGYGYGGYGYGGYGPYGYGGR
- a CDS encoding helix-turn-helix domain-containing protein — protein: MSVSAEGLPGTAAPGDPSPPPGPVVVGRYDQPPGYGVSRPRGARSWLFTWTTGGQGWLRQGAAEVRAGVGDLVVLAPGVRQAYTVAHGAAHWQFWWVHCRPRTTWTQWLRPYAVGDGMHAVTPVPAGLHDRVEEAFRRMSADARLPGTGEPPDAGTSADDRVAMARSTAARELALCALEEVVLLTATGARRPEPQPGVDPRVRRAQELMAADPGAPHTVRSLAESVALSPSRFAHLFTRQLGQSPMRALREARLWHAARLLEDTDLSVERVAAAAGFVSPFHFSRVFRERHGMPPGAYRALHGGELSEA
- a CDS encoding phytanoyl-CoA dioxygenase family protein; amino-acid sequence: MTVTEIGASGAPILPASGLRQFGQDGFTIVRGLFGEDETDRLCARFAALHAAGPVPGHFEPRTAGDGGAVDPLHAHPRVMHPHEIDGLARSVLLDARLREVLEVLLGEEVLAAQSMFYFKPPGARGQALHQDNFYLRVEPGTCVAAWLACEAIDRDNGGLEVVPGTHRMDLFCPEEADPEVSFAREYVPPPPGLTPVPVDMAPGDVLFFNGSLVHGSGPNRTADRFRRSFIGHYVGRSAERIGGHYRTMSMSGAPVPLPESEGAGPCGTEFAPHGPH
- a CDS encoding aldo/keto reductase, which produces MQYVKLGSTGLDVSRICLGCMTYGVPGRGTHEWTLDEEASRPLIRQALEAGITFFDTANVYSDGTSEEIVGRALRDFARRDEIVLATKVHGRMRPGPNGGGLSRKAIMTEIDHSLRRLGTDYVDLYQIHRWDPHTPVEETMEALHDLVKAGKVRYIGASSMYAWQFSKAQYTARLGGWTRFVSMQNHYNLLYREEEREMLPLCADQGVAVLPWSPLARGRLTRDWETTTERSAGDAFGSRLYPEGDRTIVEAVTRIAGDRGVPRAQVALAWLLHQDTVTAPIVGASRPGHLQDAVAAVELELTDKEIEELEGPYTPHAVSGH
- a CDS encoding flavoprotein, which encodes MTEQAGKPFLYVVVCAAGVAAGVGRLVAAAQERQWEVGVIATPVAMGGFFDTAAVEAQTGRPIRAAWRTPGDPRPFPPPDAVVVAPATFNTINKWAAGSADTLALATLCESYGLGVPVAVLPCVADALAAHPAYQDSLTRLRGMGVRFGEPYPGEPQPDGGRPEFAWERALDLLGTRPKHP
- a CDS encoding nuclear transport factor 2 family protein — its product is MADRPPLPPFTRETAAQKVQAAEDAWNTRDPHKVALAYSEDSVWRNRDTFVTGRAEIVAFLTAKWERELEYALRKDLWAFDDNRIAVRFQYESRDTRGRWWRSYGNELWEFDEHGLMTRREASINDVSIEAEQRRILGPRPEAERGRTFPLR